In the genome of uncultured Sphaerochaeta sp., the window GCCTCCAGCTGGTCGTGAGTAACGAAGACGATGGTACTCCCCAACCGTTCGTGCAGGGATTTGAGCTCCGAGCGCATCTCCAAGCGGAGGGCTGCATCAAGGTTTGAGAGTGGTTCGTCCAGCAACAGAATGTCAGGTTGTACTGCCAACATCCTAGCTAGGGCAACGCGTTGTTGCTGCCCACCACTGAGTTCTGCCGGATAGCGCTTGCGGTAGGCTCCCATGCGCAGCAGGTCGAGCGATTCGGTGATAATCCTCCCCCGCTCTTCCTTGCCCACTTTCTTCATCTTCAGGCCGAACTCCACATTCTCCTGCACCGTCATATGGGGCCAAAGGGCGTAGCTTTGGAATACCAAGCCCAGCTTGCGATGTTCGGGTCGGACAAAGATATTCTGCTTGGGAGCGTCAAAGACCTCTCCACCGATGGTGATAACCCCATCATTGGCCCGTTCCAAGCCACTGATCATCCTCAGGGTGGTGGTCTTTCCACACCCCGAAGGACCGAGGAGGCAGACAAAGCTTCCCGGTTCGAAATTCAACGACAGGTCATCCACGGCAACCACATCACTGCCGTACTTCTTTACAATGTGCTCAAGCTTGATATCGATCATGATGGTTCCTCTTCGTGTGTTCTTGTACTCAACCGCCGATGCCTTGGGCAAGGTTGGTCTTGGTCAGTCGCTGGGAAAGTGCAGTGAGCAGGAAGGTGACAAAGGCTATGATGAGAATCACGCCATTGGACATCTGCATCAGGGCATTGTCGGTATAGCGGATGGACAGGGTGGTAAGGACTTCCAGGCCGGGAACCGCGAGCATAATCACCAAGCTCAGCTCCTTCATGCCCTGGATGAAAGCCAGAAGAATGCCGCTGAACAGCGAGCGTTTCTGGATAGGGATGACAATCCTGAACATCCGTGTCAGCCAACCGGCTCCCAGAATCATGGCAGCTTCCTCAGGCTCAGAACCCATCTGCGCCATCGAGCTGATGCTCGAGCGGGTGGTGAGCGGCAGATACATGACGCTCATCGCCAGAATCATCAGCAGCAGGGTGCCATAGAGGGCGGGAATGGGTCCCCTACCCGTAGCAAAGAGCACCAAATACGCGGCTCCGAACCCGATGCCTGGTACCAAGTACGGCAAGAAGGAGAGATGACGGAGATACTTGCTCAGCCTGTACTGCTGCAAACGTACGACTGCGTAGCCGACCAAGGTTCCCAGCGTCCCGCAGATAAGGGCTCCGATTCCTGCCACCTTGATGCTGGTCCAGGCTACTGACAGGAGCTGTGGGTCTCGCAGGAGTCCGGGGACCGCTTCACGAACCCGTGTCTCCTCTGCAAACCAGAATTGCAGGGTGAAATTGTCTTTTACAAACCAACCCGGAGTAACCATGAAGGTGGAGAGGGCGAGAACGCCCAAAGGCAGGACAATGACAATGAAAAGGAAGAGGCCGACCAAGAGGTTCATCGGAACCTGCAAGGGGCCCAAGGTAAAGGGGCGTGACATCTGGCCTTTTCCTCCCATGGTCACATACCGTTTGTATTCACGAAGTACGTACACATCAAGCGCAACAAGAAGTGCTCCGATGATGAGCATGGCCAAGGCTATGACAGCCATGACTCCGGGCTCTCCTGACTGGTAGGTGAAGTAGAGCGAGGTGGAGAGCGTGTTGAAGCGAACTGGCCGTCCTAGTGTATAGGGAGTGCCGAAGGTACCGACTGTCCGTGCGAAAGTAAGGAGGATGGTGGACATGATGGCCGGCTTCATGACCGGCAAGAGAATATGGATTGCTGTCTGGAGTTTGTTGGCCCCCAGAATCTGGGCTGACTCTTCCATCTGGCTGTCAATTCGCTGGAATGCATTGCCGAACATGAGAAAGGCTAGCGGGAAATAGTGCATGGTCAGGCAGATGATGATGGGCAAGGGCCCATAGGCAAGAAAATCAGGAATGGTGAAACCCATCACTTCCAGAATGCCAGGTGCACCTGCTTGCTTTCGGTTCTTGAAAAGAGTGATCCACGCAGCAGCATAACTCCATGAGGGGAGCATGAAGGGAATAACCGCCAAGGTGGCAAAGATCTTCTTGGCACGGATGTCCGTCCTGGTGATGATCCAAGCCAGCACATAGCCCACGATGGTGGTGAAAAAGGTGATGCAGGTGGCAATGAGCAGGGTGTTTGCCAGCGGGTCGAGAAAGAGGACGCTGGAAACTCTCGAGGTAAGTGCGCGCTTGAAATAGCTGAATGTCAGCGAGCCGGTCTCTTTTTGCAGGTAGCCTGCATCGATGGAGTGCACCTGTACCGACTCGATGACCAGCATGAATACCGGAATCGCTATCAGGTAGGTAAGGACAAGTGCCAGCACGATGCCAAGGACCATGGTGGGGTTGAACCCCCCCTGAGCTCGTGTTCGTATGAGTCGATGTACTTTGCCGCCACCTTTGGCAGTAAAGAGTTCTTTGATGTGCCTCATCACGGGTTTCTCCCTCTGTCTTTCCGAGCCTAAGCCTGGGCGCATGCACACGGTGTGTATGCGCCCTGCTTGGGAAAATATCGAACTGTCTTTGCTACTTCTTCTGTGACATCAGCCACATGTCGATGAGATCACGGCGAACTTCAGCCGATTGCATCGGATCGAACATCAAGAGGACATCGAGCCACTCGCCCCACGAGGAGGTATAGGGGTTGTCCTTGCTTGCAGCGATGGTCTGGTTCGGGGAGAAGCCACCCACCACGTTGGTCCAGGGGAAGCTGCCTTCTGAGGTCAAAAGGAAGCGAGCCCAAAGACGAGCAGCGTTCGGATGCGGAGCATCAACAGGGATGACCATATAAGTAGGCATAGCAAAACCGACTGCCGGTTTTACGTTGGGATCGAAACCAAGATGCAGGTTCTGCTCTTTGGCGTCCCGGTGACGGGTGAGGGTATGAATGCCGATCGGGGGGGTGGTCTGCCCAGGAGAACCAATGGCTTTGGCAACTTCAGTATCATGCTCGACGGCGATGGGGTTGTTGGCAAAAAGTTGTGCAACCCATTCCCAGCCAGCATTCTCGTACTTGGTTTCGAGCTTCTTACCATACAAATCCTGATAGGCCTGAGCAAACTCATCACCATGATCGATGACTGCTGCAAAGAAGTGCCACATGTAGGGCTGAATCTGCGGGTCGCAGGTAACGAACTTGCCTCTCCACTTCTCTTCGGTCAGTTCCCACAGGTTCTTGATCGGGGACTCAGAGTAGACTGCAGAGTTGTAGCCGATGATGCAAGGCTGCCAGTAGACTACCTGAGGATACTCTTCTGCATCCGCAATATCCTTGGCCAAGTCAGGAGGTGTCCAGGAAACCACCATACCTTTGGGGATGAACTCGGAAAGAATGATGGCACCGTCATCCATACCCAAGATATCAACCTGGACGTTGCCTGCCTGTACTTCTCTTCTGAGTCGCTCGATGTTCTCAGAGTCATCAAAACGAGGGCTTGCCACCGTCTTGATACCGTACTTTGCTTCAAAAGCTTGTGCCGCTTGGGGGGCACGTCCTGACTGCCATCGTGCTACCAGTGAGCCCTCGGCTTGTGCTGCAGCTACGAGTTTGTCGTAGTCGTACCCGTCTACAGTCCAGAAGACCTCCCCTTCGAACTGCGGTTCTTGCGCTTGCTCCTTCGTTCCTGCTGCGGTTACAGGAAGGAGAAGGACCAATCCGATGATGAGCATGGCAAGACTGGAATATACAACCTTTCTTTTCATACTGCCTCCCTTTGTTTTTTGCAGTATCTCACCTATTTGTTATGGCGTCAAATACATTTTGTATGTACGGTATTGAAAAATCACCCATGCCTCCGTATACTTATGACCGAAACACGAATTTTGCAGGGTGAGGAAACTACCTGATGAGTATGGTAATCGGACAGAGTGTGCTGGAGAAACGGAAGGATATCCCGCTGTACAAGCAGCTCAAGGCTGCGTTGATGGTATGGATCCAGGAGAGTGAGAACGGGACGTCCTTGCCTACCGAGGAAGAGCTCTGCCGACAGTTCGGTGTAAGCAGGCAGACGGTTCGCCAGGCTGTTCTTGAGCTGGTGGATGATGGTCTTGTAACCCGTCGCCCAGGCCAGGGTTCATTTGTCAGGAAGAAAAAGATCAGCCGCGATACCCGCTGGGCTTTGGAGGATTTCAACCGGGAGATGCGGTTCCATGGTCTTGCACCAGAGACCATCGTGCTCTCCCTCTCGTTGGAGAAGAGTCTGGATTTCGTCTCTCGCCAGCTGAACATCGCCAAACAGGAAGAGGTGGTCGTAATCAGGAGGCAGAGGTTTGTTGATGGGTGGCCAGTGGTTATCCAGCAGTCCTACCTCCCCTACCGTTTGTTCCCGGACTTTGCTTCCAAGCAGAAGGATCTGGAAACCCGCTCGCTGCATGCGATCATCGAACAGGACTACCACTATCTGCTCCAAAGTGCTGAGCGCACGGTTGAGGCTATTCCAGCACCTTCACGTGAGGCAGAGCTGCTTAAGATTGCCCCGGGAAGTCCTGTTCTTTACAGTACCAGCGTCTGGAAGATTGATAACGAGGTGTGTGTTGAGTTTGTCCTGGAGTGGTACCGTGGGGACCGCAGCCAGTTCAATATCCAGCTGGGAAGGAAGCGGGAACCTGAAGCTCGGTAGCCCCCACTGTTACCCAAACAAATCCCCTGCAAGCACGAATGGCGTAACTCGGTAGCCAGAGAAGGTGCACGAATCATGCCCGGCATAAATCAGGCCGCCTTGCTCTGTTTCATGAAGGTGTGAAGGATATGCTTTTCGGAATTTCTCCAGCGATGCGAACTGATCCTTATGAAACTGCTCACTGCTCTTGATCTCATAGGGAATCAGCATCCGTTGTTGCTGGTACAAGAGATCGACTTCGAGCCCACTGCTGTTCCGAAAGAAATTCAGATTGGGTGGTCGATGCATATTCACCCTTTGTTTCAAAGCTTCCATCACTATCATATTTTCGAACAGACTTCCTCGTAGAGGATCACGCATCATCTGATCCTTTGACTCAATACCCAGCAACATTGAGGCTACCCCTGTATCATGAAAATAGACTTTGGGTGTCTTCACAATACTGCTGGTGCGGCTGGGAAACCAGGGAGGCAAGAGATGAATAATATGAGACGATGTCAGAAGGGATGTCCAGCGCTCAACAGTCTGACGGGAAATACCAAGATCATTTGCAAGTGAGGTATAGTTAAGAAGGCTCCCCACCCTACCAGCCAGCAGCACAAGGAACTTTTGAAAAACCATTTCGTCCTGAATCGCAGTAACCATCTTGATATCGCGTTGTACATAGGTTGCCACATATCCTGCGTAGTAATCGAATACTCGGCTTGTCTGTGTCTGATACACTCTGGGCATGAAACCACGCAAAAGCTGACTATCACGATCAAGAATTGGCTCACCCGCTTCCCGAAGTTCAGCAAGCGATAGGGGAAGCACGGTAAAAATGGCAGTTCTTCCTGCGAGGCTTTGTGCTACGATCCCTCCACTATGCATCTCCTGACTGCCAGTCAGAATGAACTGCCCACTCTCTTGGGCGTGTTCATCTACGAGTACTTGGATTTTGCTCAATACCTCGGGAACGTGTTGTACTTCATCGATGATGAGATGAGTACCATACTGATGAAAGAACCCATTGAGATCTTCAGATGCAAATAATCGGGTTTGGGGATCCTCAAGATTTACATATGTATACGAAGGAAACAAATGCTTTGCCATGGTGGTTTTACCCGATTGTCTTGGCCCTACCAACGTAATGACAGGGTACTCCTGCACCAATTCCAAGATATGAGTTTCCAAGGCCCTATGTATGTACATGACGTTACTTCCTTGTATATGCAAGCATACTTCAAATTCCGTAGATTGCACTACGCGTCATACAATCTCCGGACTTCTTATGTATGAACATCACACTCTTTCTACCATTCATACTCATGGTCCATAGAGCAAACCATATACTTCTATATGTACTTTTTGCAGATTTTCGGTTGCATACTTACCGAGAATGCATGATAATGTGAAATATAAAAGCGTTTTTAAACATTATATTGCTCAAAAGGCGGTTTTTATGCTTCTAGATTTCTCAGTTACCAACTACAAGGTATTCAAAGAAACAGCACAATTGAACCTACATGCTTCAAACTACGACAAAGCGACACATGAACAAAGCAATGTGTACGTTGATCAGGAAAAAAGTCTGCGAATCCTCAGGTCAGCGGTTGTCTACGGAGCCAATGCATCGGGGAAAACGAAGCTGTTTGAATCCTTGGCATTTCTCAAGCGTTTTGTTCTCGAGTCTTCCAAGGAGAGTCAACAAGGAACAACAATCGATATCCAACCGTTTCTGTTGTCTGATACGACCAAAGATGCACCAACTGAGTTGGAAATCGTTTTTCTCCATGATGGAAGTGTGTACAGGTATGGATTTGAGGTTACCAGAACAGCAGTTCTTGCTGAATGGCTCTTCGTGAAACCAAAGTCTCGCGAAATCCAGATTTTCTATCGTGATACCGTAGAGAACACGTTGGAAACCCACGCAAAGCTTTTCAGAAAAGGCAGCTTGCTTCAAGAAGAAAGCTTGGTACGGGACAATGCCCTTATGCTCTCAGTTGCAGCCCAGTTCAACGACGAGCTTTGCAGCAAGGTAGTGACCTGGTTTGCAGAACATCTCACCGTTGTCTCCAGCATTGCTGAGGACAGGTACAAGGGATATACCATGATGAAAAATGATCAGGAGCATTTTCATCAGAAGCTTATGCATCTTATGAATGTCGCTGATTTTTCCATCCAGGACATCCGTTCAAAGGCTCTCGATCCAGAGACTCTCTCTGAGGACATGCCTGCTGAGGTAAAGGAGCGAATCCTCCAAAGGCTTGTTCATGAACATGCGAAAATCTACGACACGTGCGAAACCATTCATCATGTGTATGACCAGCATAATCACATCGCAGGTTCAACCAACTTCTCCTTGGATAAGGATGAGTCCCATGGAACCCAGCGATTCTTCTATCTTGCAGGCCCGATCCTTGATACGCTTGAAAATGGAAAGACACTTTTCATTGATGAATTCGATGCCCGACTTCATCCCATTCTGGTCCTTCAATTATTCTCGCTATTCAATAACCCTGCCATCAACATGAAGGGAGCCCAGCTGGTCATTACTACACAGAATTCCATTCTGTTGCAGTCAGGCGTATTACGCAAGGATCAGGTTTGGTTTGTGGAGAAAGACAGATTTGAAGCTGCTCACCTCTACAGCCTTGCTGATTTCAAATCTACATTGGCACGAAAGCGTGACAACTATGAGGATTACTACCTGCGTGGCAGATATGGAGCGATTCCCTCGGTGAATTTGGCACAATCCTTTGGGGAAGAAGCAGGCGAGCAGGAGTCGAAATGGCCAGCAGAGAAGTAGAAAAACGAAGACGCCAAGAAAAGCATTCATCCAAACGAAAAGCACCACGTCTTGCCATCTTGCCAACCATCCTGATCGTATGTGAAGGGAAAAACACAGAACCATCCTATTTCAATGCAATGAAGTTCAAATCTGCCACAATTGAAGCTGTTGGAGAAGGGTATAATACCGTCTCCTTGGTAGAACGAGCTGCAGTATTGGCAAAAAGGAAAACATATGAAGAAGTTTGGTGCGTCTTTGACAAGGATGACTTCTCTGACTCAGATTTTAACCAAGCCATAACCAGAGCAAAAAAGTACGGATATCATGTTGCATATTCCAATCAAGCTTTTGAGTACTGGATCGT includes:
- a CDS encoding ABC transporter ATP-binding protein, producing the protein MIDIKLEHIVKKYGSDVVAVDDLSLNFEPGSFVCLLGPSGCGKTTTLRMISGLERANDGVITIGGEVFDAPKQNIFVRPEHRKLGLVFQSYALWPHMTVQENVEFGLKMKKVGKEERGRIITESLDLLRMGAYRKRYPAELSGGQQQRVALARMLAVQPDILLLDEPLSNLDAALRLEMRSELKSLHERLGSTIVFVTHDQLEAMSLATHVAVMNEGKLEQYADPMTIYLKPATEFVATFVGSPPMNMVSLANHVLPAWKKDLRIAIAAFRQLDASDERICKVGFRSETVTLHALDDETEVKQNQTCIKGVVKAVLPTGAEQVVSVMVDDEQFYVVTQPNLAFENGETIRMHINLDTVHIFDQKGLRV
- a CDS encoding iron ABC transporter permease, with the protein product MRHIKELFTAKGGGKVHRLIRTRAQGGFNPTMVLGIVLALVLTYLIAIPVFMLVIESVQVHSIDAGYLQKETGSLTFSYFKRALTSRVSSVLFLDPLANTLLIATCITFFTTIVGYVLAWIITRTDIRAKKIFATLAVIPFMLPSWSYAAAWITLFKNRKQAGAPGILEVMGFTIPDFLAYGPLPIIICLTMHYFPLAFLMFGNAFQRIDSQMEESAQILGANKLQTAIHILLPVMKPAIMSTILLTFARTVGTFGTPYTLGRPVRFNTLSTSLYFTYQSGEPGVMAVIALAMLIIGALLVALDVYVLREYKRYVTMGGKGQMSRPFTLGPLQVPMNLLVGLFLFIVIVLPLGVLALSTFMVTPGWFVKDNFTLQFWFAEETRVREAVPGLLRDPQLLSVAWTSIKVAGIGALICGTLGTLVGYAVVRLQQYRLSKYLRHLSFLPYLVPGIGFGAAYLVLFATGRGPIPALYGTLLLMILAMSVMYLPLTTRSSISSMAQMGSEPEEAAMILGAGWLTRMFRIVIPIQKRSLFSGILLAFIQGMKELSLVIMLAVPGLEVLTTLSIRYTDNALMQMSNGVILIIAFVTFLLTALSQRLTKTNLAQGIGG
- a CDS encoding ABC transporter substrate-binding protein, encoding MKRKVVYSSLAMLIIGLVLLLPVTAAGTKEQAQEPQFEGEVFWTVDGYDYDKLVAAAQAEGSLVARWQSGRAPQAAQAFEAKYGIKTVASPRFDDSENIERLRREVQAGNVQVDILGMDDGAIILSEFIPKGMVVSWTPPDLAKDIADAEEYPQVVYWQPCIIGYNSAVYSESPIKNLWELTEEKWRGKFVTCDPQIQPYMWHFFAAVIDHGDEFAQAYQDLYGKKLETKYENAGWEWVAQLFANNPIAVEHDTEVAKAIGSPGQTTPPIGIHTLTRHRDAKEQNLHLGFDPNVKPAVGFAMPTYMVIPVDAPHPNAARLWARFLLTSEGSFPWTNVVGGFSPNQTIAASKDNPYTSSWGEWLDVLLMFDPMQSAEVRRDLIDMWLMSQKK
- a CDS encoding GntR family transcriptional regulator; protein product: MSMVIGQSVLEKRKDIPLYKQLKAALMVWIQESENGTSLPTEEELCRQFGVSRQTVRQAVLELVDDGLVTRRPGQGSFVRKKKISRDTRWALEDFNREMRFHGLAPETIVLSLSLEKSLDFVSRQLNIAKQEEVVVIRRQRFVDGWPVVIQQSYLPYRLFPDFASKQKDLETRSLHAIIEQDYHYLLQSAERTVEAIPAPSREAELLKIAPGSPVLYSTSVWKIDNEVCVEFVLEWYRGDRSQFNIQLGRKREPEAR
- a CDS encoding ATP-binding protein, with the translated sequence MQEYPVITLVGPRQSGKTTMAKHLFPSYTYVNLEDPQTRLFASEDLNGFFHQYGTHLIIDEVQHVPEVLSKIQVLVDEHAQESGQFILTGSQEMHSGGIVAQSLAGRTAIFTVLPLSLAELREAGEPILDRDSQLLRGFMPRVYQTQTSRVFDYYAGYVATYVQRDIKMVTAIQDEMVFQKFLVLLAGRVGSLLNYTSLANDLGISRQTVERWTSLLTSSHIIHLLPPWFPSRTSSIVKTPKVYFHDTGVASMLLGIESKDQMMRDPLRGSLFENMIVMEALKQRVNMHRPPNLNFFRNSSGLEVDLLYQQQRMLIPYEIKSSEQFHKDQFASLEKFRKAYPSHLHETEQGGLIYAGHDSCTFSGYRVTPFVLAGDLFG
- a CDS encoding ATP-binding protein produces the protein MLLDFSVTNYKVFKETAQLNLHASNYDKATHEQSNVYVDQEKSLRILRSAVVYGANASGKTKLFESLAFLKRFVLESSKESQQGTTIDIQPFLLSDTTKDAPTELEIVFLHDGSVYRYGFEVTRTAVLAEWLFVKPKSREIQIFYRDTVENTLETHAKLFRKGSLLQEESLVRDNALMLSVAAQFNDELCSKVVTWFAEHLTVVSSIAEDRYKGYTMMKNDQEHFHQKLMHLMNVADFSIQDIRSKALDPETLSEDMPAEVKERILQRLVHEHAKIYDTCETIHHVYDQHNHIAGSTNFSLDKDESHGTQRFFYLAGPILDTLENGKTLFIDEFDARLHPILVLQLFSLFNNPAINMKGAQLVITTQNSILLQSGVLRKDQVWFVEKDRFEAAHLYSLADFKSTLARKRDNYEDYYLRGRYGAIPSVNLAQSFGEEAGEQESKWPAEK
- a CDS encoding RloB family protein yields the protein MASREVEKRRRQEKHSSKRKAPRLAILPTILIVCEGKNTEPSYFNAMKFKSATIEAVGEGYNTVSLVERAAVLAKRKTYEEVWCVFDKDDFSDSDFNQAITRAKKYGYHVAYSNQAFEYWIVSGL